One genomic region from Streptomyces sp. NBC_00582 encodes:
- a CDS encoding tetratricopeptide repeat protein yields the protein MTDQAVDTGGVQLSGHAATRGQFLGRTRELKELRADIERTGLDTLTGKKAPRARVLLIAGRPGSGRTALAEELVRQVARRYRDGVLRTRLADPDGTPVPVERAARELLTALDLPTPAGADEDELAATLREALADRRALLLLDDAAGADQVDALLPDTPECLLVAVSAGPLTGIADVRPCTLGGLDTKSALDLLTRYTGSVRITVDPRAAEGLVEICQGQPAALILAGGWLAARPQAAVSDLAKQLHAEGDEGSPLSRVFGLVHAGLSAPVARTLRLLSLAPAGLVDPHTASALAGCSMGAAQTALDDLTALGLLRAVDCPLPQYEVPGALHPLLRAAAEAEERPAELQLARARMFERTVRLLQSCRAVTEPENPQAREKLQGTPRALRFPTREAAAQWLTVRRPALLAAARAAVEDGELDTLARRLMSQLVRAMVAHFGTQEAAPDLYGIHQLVLDVAERRDLPRERAAALLNLADVDARTGRTAEALVRYRTALDAGRAAQDPYATGRAMESVGGAHLELGDYERAADWFGRALAQRLARDERADAARLYGRIATAHTYAGRYGEAQRSWRAAAAGHRKNGDVASYARALSELARVQEYAGRPEESLRTCEEALEWARRAEDTRLQAAVRLRLADTLDHLGDPTAARLHRGEAGRLLEDHDRLEQAPNAYEIRSALAED from the coding sequence GTGACGGATCAGGCAGTGGACACAGGCGGCGTGCAGCTGTCCGGACACGCTGCGACACGGGGTCAATTCCTGGGCCGGACCCGGGAGTTGAAAGAACTGCGCGCCGACATCGAACGCACCGGGCTGGACACCCTGACCGGGAAGAAGGCCCCCCGCGCCCGCGTGCTCCTCATCGCGGGCCGCCCCGGCTCCGGCCGCACCGCGCTCGCCGAGGAACTCGTACGGCAGGTCGCCCGCCGCTACCGCGACGGAGTCCTGCGCACCCGGCTCGCCGACCCCGACGGCACCCCCGTCCCGGTCGAGCGCGCCGCCCGCGAGCTGCTCACCGCCCTGGACCTGCCGACCCCGGCCGGAGCCGACGAGGACGAGCTCGCGGCCACCCTGCGCGAGGCCCTCGCCGACCGGCGCGCGCTGCTCCTGCTGGACGACGCCGCCGGCGCCGACCAGGTCGACGCCCTGCTCCCGGACACCCCGGAATGCCTGCTCGTCGCCGTCTCCGCGGGCCCCCTGACCGGCATCGCGGACGTCCGCCCCTGCACCCTCGGCGGCCTGGACACCAAGTCCGCCCTCGACCTCCTCACCCGCTACACCGGCTCGGTCCGCATCACGGTCGACCCGCGCGCCGCCGAGGGCCTGGTCGAGATCTGCCAGGGCCAGCCCGCCGCGCTGATCCTGGCGGGCGGCTGGCTCGCGGCCCGCCCCCAGGCGGCCGTCTCCGACCTCGCCAAACAGCTCCACGCCGAGGGCGACGAGGGAAGCCCGCTCAGCCGGGTCTTCGGCCTCGTCCACGCCGGCTTGTCCGCCCCCGTCGCCCGCACCCTGCGCCTGCTCTCGCTCGCCCCGGCCGGCCTCGTCGACCCGCACACCGCCTCCGCGCTCGCCGGCTGCTCGATGGGCGCCGCGCAGACCGCCCTCGACGACCTCACCGCCCTCGGCCTGCTGCGGGCCGTGGACTGCCCGCTGCCCCAGTACGAGGTCCCCGGCGCCCTGCACCCCCTCCTGCGCGCCGCCGCCGAGGCCGAGGAGCGCCCCGCGGAGCTCCAGCTCGCCCGCGCCCGCATGTTCGAGCGGACGGTACGGCTGCTGCAGTCCTGCCGGGCCGTGACCGAGCCGGAGAACCCCCAGGCCCGCGAGAAGCTCCAGGGCACGCCCAGGGCCCTGCGCTTCCCCACCCGGGAGGCCGCCGCCCAGTGGCTGACCGTCCGCCGCCCCGCCCTGCTCGCCGCGGCCCGGGCGGCCGTCGAGGACGGCGAGCTGGACACCCTGGCCCGCCGGCTGATGTCCCAGCTCGTGCGGGCCATGGTCGCGCACTTCGGTACCCAGGAGGCCGCGCCCGACCTGTACGGCATCCACCAGCTCGTCCTCGACGTGGCCGAGCGCCGCGACCTGCCCCGGGAGAGGGCGGCCGCCCTGCTGAACCTGGCCGACGTCGACGCCCGTACCGGGCGCACGGCCGAGGCCCTGGTGCGCTACCGGACGGCCCTGGACGCCGGACGGGCCGCGCAGGACCCGTATGCGACCGGCCGCGCGATGGAATCCGTAGGCGGCGCGCATCTGGAGCTCGGGGACTACGAACGCGCTGCCGACTGGTTCGGCCGGGCCCTCGCCCAGCGCCTGGCCCGCGACGAGCGCGCGGACGCCGCCCGGCTGTACGGCCGTATCGCCACCGCCCACACCTATGCGGGCCGCTACGGCGAGGCGCAGCGGTCCTGGCGGGCCGCGGCGGCCGGACACCGCAAGAACGGCGATGTGGCGTCCTACGCGCGGGCGTTGAGCGAGTTGGCCCGGGTCCAGGAGTACGCGGGCCGGCCCGAGGAATCGCTGCGCACCTGCGAGGAGGCGCTGGAGTGGGCCCGGCGTGCCGAGGACACCCGGCTGCAGGCGGCGGTGCGGCTGCGCCTCGCCGACACCCTGGACCACCTCGGCGATCCGACGGCCGCGCGCCTGCACCGTGGCGAGGCCGGCCGGCTGCTGGAGGACCACGATCGCCTGGAACAAGCCCCTAACGCCTACGAAATCCGCAGTGCCCTGGCTGAAGATTGA
- the ald gene encoding alanine dehydrogenase encodes MIDVKVGIPREVKNNEFRVAITPAGVHELVRHGHQVVIERNAGVGSSIVDEEYVAAGAVILETADEVWATADLLLKVKEPVAEEYHRLRKDQTLFTYLHLAASKECTDALLESGTTAIAYETVELPSRALPLLAPMSEVAGRLAPQVGAYHLMRAGGGRGVLPGGVPGVPAGKAVVIGGGVSGWNAAQIAIGMGFHVTLLDKDINKLKEADKIFGTRIQTVVSNAFELEKACLEADLVIGAVLIPGAKAPKLVTNELVSRMKPGSVLVDIAIDQGGCFEDSRPTTHAEPTFQVHNSVFYCVANMPGAVPNTSTYALTNATLPYIVELADRGWAEALRRDAALARGLNTHDGKVVYREVAEAHGLEHVELDQLLG; translated from the coding sequence GTGATCGACGTGAAGGTCGGCATCCCCCGCGAGGTCAAGAACAACGAGTTCCGGGTGGCCATCACCCCCGCCGGTGTGCACGAGCTGGTGCGCCACGGTCACCAGGTGGTCATCGAGCGCAACGCCGGTGTCGGCTCGTCGATCGTCGACGAGGAGTACGTGGCCGCCGGCGCCGTGATCCTGGAGACGGCCGACGAGGTCTGGGCCACCGCCGACCTGCTGCTGAAGGTCAAGGAGCCCGTCGCCGAGGAGTACCACCGCCTGCGCAAGGACCAGACCCTCTTCACCTACCTCCACCTGGCCGCGTCCAAGGAGTGCACGGACGCCCTGCTGGAGTCCGGGACGACCGCGATCGCCTACGAGACCGTCGAGCTCCCGAGCCGCGCGCTGCCGCTGCTCGCCCCGATGTCCGAGGTGGCCGGCCGGCTGGCCCCGCAGGTCGGCGCCTACCACCTGATGCGCGCCGGCGGCGGCCGCGGTGTGCTGCCCGGCGGCGTCCCGGGTGTGCCGGCCGGCAAGGCCGTCGTCATCGGCGGCGGGGTCTCCGGCTGGAACGCGGCGCAGATCGCCATCGGCATGGGCTTCCACGTCACCCTGCTCGACAAGGACATCAACAAGCTCAAGGAAGCCGACAAGATCTTCGGCACCCGGATCCAGACCGTCGTCTCCAACGCCTTCGAGCTGGAGAAGGCCTGCCTCGAGGCCGACCTCGTCATCGGCGCGGTCCTCATCCCGGGCGCCAAGGCCCCGAAGCTGGTCACCAACGAGCTGGTGTCCCGCATGAAGCCCGGCAGTGTCCTTGTCGACATCGCGATCGACCAGGGCGGCTGCTTCGAGGACTCCCGTCCCACCACCCACGCCGAGCCGACCTTCCAGGTCCACAACTCGGTCTTCTACTGCGTCGCCAACATGCCCGGCGCCGTCCCCAACACCTCGACCTACGCGCTCACCAACGCCACGCTGCCCTACATCGTCGAACTCGCCGACAGGGGCTGGGCGGAGGCGCTGCGCCGCGACGCCGCGCTCGCACGGGGTCTCAACACCCATGACGGCAAGGTCGTTTACCGCGAGGTGGCGGAGGCGCACGGCCTGGAGCACGTCGAGCTCGACCAGCTCCTCGGCTGA